gttaacccttgctttgttagtggaaaaaatgggttaaaatggaaaattaggcaaaaaaatgaaattctcaaatttcatccccatttgccaataactcttgtgcaacacctaaagggttaacaaagtttgtaaaatcagttttggataccttgaggggtgtagtttatagaatggggtcatttttgggtggtttctattatgtaagcctcacaaagtgacttcagagctgtagtggtccctaaaaattgggtttttgtaaatttctgaaaaatttcaatatttgcttctaaagttctaaaccttgtaacatccccaaaaaataaaatatcattcccaaaataattccaacctgaagtagacatatggggaatgtaaagtcatcacaatttttgggggtattactatgtattacagaagtagagaaactgaaactttgaaatttgcaaatttttccaaattttttgtaaattaggtatttttttatgcaaaaaaaataatttttttgccttcattttaccagtgtcatgaagtacaatatgtgacgaaaaaacaatctcagaatggcctggataagtcaaagtgttttaaagttatgagcacttaaagggacactggtcagatttgcaaaaaatggccaagtccttaaggtgaaatagggctgagtccttaaggggttaactcaAATGACCACCATGCAATGCTACATTTCTTGTTCTGATCAGGTGTAACAGATTCATTGGTGTGCAGGGTGGAAATAAACATTGTTGAATTAAACTTCATATCTTGTCCTTGATTGGACAGTTCAGTTATGTTATTGTTCCATTAACCCATTTTcttatgccttaaaggggttatcccatgactaatgtaaaaaatgaaaatcagacatcatatagtaaatgacaatctctttctaacaaagctaggaccagccctgtaccgcacatggatccagagatctccccattcattgctctgctagatttatatcaagctggcagctcaaggggagtgtcttttctgctgcagctcgggggcGTGTCTGTgtactccctatcacagctcaggaggcgtgtctgtgATCGCTCTATAAcagttcaggaggcagttgaaggatgaaactgagcatgtgcggtctTCTCAGttagcaggtcaaagaaataggaaaaaataaataaacaccaggtggtgctatacagatacattttattgaatagctcagttgcTATGcgaaatttttaattatatgctattacaaaagtattcagatccagttgctggtttaaaaactgtagaatattttttgggggacaacccctttaacagggcaCAATGTAACACTACGCTTGTCATGTAGGGTCTGAGAAGTATTGAAAAACCTGGAGATGCCGTGATCTGGTGACCATCAGGGCAGATTTCATCTAAGAAGTGTTGTCTAGATGAAACCTTTTTAGATGTACACTCTTGATTACCATGATTTTATACACTAAATAGGTTAAAAATTCTGTACTGATTTGTCTTTAATGTATCTTCATAGTAACCGGAGCTCATTTTTTTCCTATGTAGATCTTAAAATCCCTTGTATAGACACAGCTTTATATCATAATATTCTGTCTGATTGTTCCAACACTAGTGGGATGCATACTTACTGCATATTGTTTGTACATTGAACTAAATAATGGCACAGTATGCAGCATGCTCCTTAGCTCCCACTAGTGGTATCGGCAAGCAACCAGAATATTTATCATTTAACCTTACTGTATGTCTATGAAGGAGATTTGAAGTTATTTATCAcactgctataaatatatattaagaaCTCACAGAAATCAATATCACTGAAATTTGAAATtaaaaatacactatatagtacaTGCTGTATGTAAAAATTCACTTTAAAGTGTCATTGTGCAAATAGCTTAATTGTATTAATACTTTTTTCTTGTCTAAGAACAGATGACAAATGAGTAAACACATGTTCATTTGCTGCATTACATTGCCCATACAGTGTTCCACTGACTTTCAGGCAAAAGAAAAGAAATTGGGGAAAATGTTTTAATCTCATcttttccatgtttttttttttataaattgaaacCAATGGGAGAGGGAATGAAAAACAAAAGATGACTATAAAAGTTATTTATCCAGATCCATTAAAATATAATGCTGCCAAAATTGTTATTCGTGGGAATACAGGGAAACAAGAGGACCTAAAACAATGGTTAAAGttcttaaaaatatttttaaaccattaaaaaaaattaaactttctccattctaaaataaaaaaaatttaagaaaatttatgaaataataaaatatcatgttatttttaatgcatggtgaatgccataaaaaaaactaaaaaaacaattGCTGCTTttggtcaccccccccccccttccccaaaatgaaataaaaattatcaaaaaaacTGCATGTTCTATAAAATAATATCAATATAGACTgcagatcaccccataaaaaaatgagccccaacacaACTCggtcgaaggaaaaataaaaagttataggcGTCAGAATAGGGCAACACAGCATTGTATCACCATAAacatactgccccccccccccccagaacaaggttgtcatgtcatttttaaagCGAAGCGAATTTCTGTAAAAATGATACCTAAACAACaatggtggaattgtgtttttttccaccCCACAAATAACATGTTTATAATCGATCAGCTCTCATCTTGCCGGCTGTCTAATAGGGTCCTTATATTCAACCTCCAGATCATTCAGTATTTAATAAtcttcttgtgttttttttaaggtATCTCCATGCCAGTGCCTGTGTTTGGGCTACAAGATGACAGCAAAGTTTTCCACCAAGAGAACTGCTCCTTGTCCGACGAGCACTTCATAATTGTTGGTTCCTTTGTAGCTTTCTTCATCCCACTAATCATAATGGTGGTCACATACTTTTTAACAATAAAGTCCCTCCAGAAAGAAGCTGACCTGTGTTTTAATAACATGGGGGCAAAAAGCAAGCTGGCTTTGTTCAGTTTCCTCCCGCAGACATCTATCTCATCAGAGAAACTATTCCAGCGCTCCTTGCAAAAAGAATTTGCTCCATATGGGAGAAAAACTATGCAGTCCATCAGCAATGAGCAGAAAGCCTCCAAGGTCCTAGGGATTGTGTTTTTCCTTTTTGTGATTATGTGGTGTCCATTTTTCATCACTAACGTCATGGCCGTATTCTGCAAGGAATTGTGCAATCAGCACATTATGGGAGAACTGCTGAAAGTATTTGTGTGGATCGGTTACCTATCGTCGGCAGTCAATCCACTTGTGTACACACTTTTTAACCAAACCTACCGCTCTGCATTCTCAAGATATATCCAATGTCGGTACAGGGAGGAAAAGAAGCCTTTACAATTAATTTTAGTGAACACCATCCCGGCGCTGGCTTACAACTCAAGTCAACTTCAGCTAGCGCAAATGAAGAACATGAAGAAGGAGGCTAAAACCAAAACAAACGACTATGCGTTGGTGACTATAGGATTGCCCCCATTAGATAAACCATCTGTGAATGAAAATGTTAGTTGTTTGTGAATGTGGTAAAGTTACAAAAATGTCAATGTGTTACATACTGATTGAACATGGAGCCAGTGATTTGGAAGTGATGGCGACAAAAGAGTTCAATGTGGAAAACTAAGACGTTCGTCAAGATTTTATAATGGAAACCAGGGTGGGATTTTCTACAGTATATGGACAATGTAGAAATATccgttatatttatttttcactgTAAGAAAGAGAAACAGAAGTTAAGAGTAACAAAAGATTTTCTATGAGACCTGCCTCATCCGAAATTATTGTACCTCAAAGAACTCCCTTTATCTGAAATCGAGCACTTTAGCGATCTATGTTCCAGCATGGGGCAGCCTACAAGAGAATTTTGGCAGATACTGTGCCTATCAAAACCATTCAGTGTTATTCCACCTTTAACAGCTACACATCTAAATAATTTTATACACTTTCCAATActgtaaagcccctttcacacttgcgctattGATTTTTGTTCTTCtgttccgttataggagcagaacatcGAAAATAATAGAAGTGAACCCCAACAAAGCCAATCAATAATTCCTGTTTTGGCAGACTGGAGGACTCTTtgtattttaaagaggacctgtcctctCCCTtgaaatgtctgttttagtaactacttgcatttccaaTGTAAAAACAATgatggagcatctatttttatgactctgtgttgttccattcctctattattgctgctagaagttatgaatgaattactagccatttgcagtgaaggtccagatgagcGTAACCAGttagggtgtgtccctgcacagtctgacactatccaatcagtgatgCCAATGTCAGACTGTGTAAGGACACcgctcccaactggtaacaccaagATTGTCCTTCATTGCAACTGCTAGCAACTCATTTATAacttccagcaggaataataaaggaatgccacatcatagagtcataagaattgaTGCTCCAGAAGTGTTAcatgtatttttcgctttataagttgCACCTGATGAAAAACCGCACCACAGGttttaggaggaaaataagaaaaaaatatttttcatcagacttcatatcagatcctcagatcagacccccataaataacaggacatcatatcagacccccataaataacaGGACATCGGATCAGagccccatatcaggacatcacatcagagcCCAATattagccctccatgtcagaccctaaTCAGACcttatcagccctccatgtcagacccctatcagaccctaTCAGACCTTTATTTCAgatccctatcagacctcagatgagccctgattgtcagacccccatcagacctcagaactgccctcaatgtcagacccccCAGAATTCCTTGCCAgaaccatcagacctcagatcacaatAAAACACTCCTCTTACCTCTGCTGCACCGCTGCTCCTCTCCATCGCCGGCAGCAGTCGCGCTCCCATGTCTTCTCCGGCCAGTGGTGAACTGTCACATGACTGCGTGCAGTGTCAGGTCAAagtgcgcgcactacgtcctgatgctgtatggagtcaggacagtgcagtgccGGCCCCAGGGAGGAAGACCTGGGAGGTGAGTACCGGAAGTGTTCACAGAGCTTCACACCTCGCTCTCGGCACCTAATGCATACTGCataccataatggaagcacttactagtattcactttataagacgcacggccattttccccccacttttggggggaaaaagtttgtcttataaagtgaaaaatacggtagttactaaaacagacatgtcaggagaggtgacaggcccTCTTTAAAATACAAAGTCTGCCAAAATAGGAATTACTCCCACAGAGCTGCTCTCTGTTGTGGCTCATAGACGATGACCATATCCATATGCCCTAATAAAGCACATAGAGACAGGGTTATCTtcatgagacaaaccctttaacatcCAAGCTGTAACTGGTTACGTAACGTCAGTGCTCCCACAATGCATTGCATGAATGGGGAAGAACAAAACTGGCACAACACATATTTAAAGTTACTATAGATTGTATGTAGAATTAACATtgaactgtacatacatacatatcacAACCATATAAAATACCTCTCAAAACCTGAAAATTCCAGGTGTGACTGCCGAAAATTTCAGTATTACATGCCTCCTTTCCCGCATTTCTATGTACACTATGTGGGGAAATCTGGCGGTATTGTCAAATTTCTCTGCAGAGCCACAGGAAAAATGAAGAATTACATAAAATGGGTTGTCTATGTGACAGGACGGGTTCTCTAGAGTGAGGGACACTCTCCACTCTGACCAAGAGATGGGGCTCCGGAACCAACAATTTAGAATTTTCAAATGGATTATATGGACATGATTTATTTCTAAACTGGGCAATCGCCTCATTATCCAATAGAATCATTATTTAGTCAAGGAAAGAAATCCGCAAGAGACCACCACTCTTTAGCATAAGGACAAACACTCTCAAACAATTTGCCATGTTCTCCAGGATGTACATAATGATaagatatcctcaggataggtcatcattatccgaTCTGTTGGCATTTCTGCCAAacagctgggattttttttttttgccgtcaCACCTGCATTTTCGGGTTTTGAGACTATTCACAGGAGTTCTAGATGGAGAGTTTTCAAAGTCAAACAAAAAATACCTCTCCTTTACCTGTTCTGTGAACTCTTTGTAATTTTAAAGCTAATGGATTACCAGGATCAACCTTTTTTCATAGGGACAGCTGCTACTGTATCTACTAAATGCTACAAAATGTGATGTTCAGGAATCCAGAAGAAGTAAGTCCAGCATTCGCTTAGAAACATGAAGTCCTACAGCCATGTCATGTCACTCATATTATTTCTTTTAAAATATGTGTTTGTTAACAGTTTTAAAATCAAGAAGAAAGAGAAACTTACAATTACATCAAATGACTAGTGATACATTGGAAGTATTACATATGAAATATTTGTAGGTATCTTGAGACAGCTGCTCATCGAGGTTCATCACCACTGTTGCATTCTTGAACAATATAATTTCTGATAGCCACTACTAATATGGGGGATCCTGTCCTTCATGTTAGTGCATTTGTACATGACTTAGGGATAGTATGTATTTATGATGGCAAATCCCAATAATATAGAGTGAAAAAACATGAGACTCAAAATATGTGACAATATATCTTAGCAAGGGTGCGAGGCTCACTTCTTCTGAACAAATGTTTCCGTAATCTGAAGGAAATTTGTCCTACTCTTTTTCTGACTCTACAGACCAAAGGTTTCACCTataaaattaaagaggacctgtcaccacaaaatgcagtgggaTCTCCAGGCAgaatgttataaagcaggaggagctgagcagattgatatttagCTTTGTGGTAAAAGGTTCAGTACAATGCATAATTTGTACATTTCAATCTCTGATATTTCTGATTTAATTGTTCACGAGAGAgatcatcagtgactgacaggtacctctgtatacacatttacacagagattaccatcaaccacagaTAACATCTCCCTCGTTCATGGGCcctatagcaagaatctaaattgggcccctatGTACCATTCATAGACCCACCCACTACATGCATGTTATATATTGTACCATCAGGGCCAGACTGCGATTACAAAAAAATGCCCTGGCATACAAATCGCCCCAGCCCACATATAATATTGCCTAAAAATAATGGTGCACAATGCACACTTTAGAGGTGAATTTAGTTTTACTTGGTCATGCCCCTATGTAAACCATCAATACAAGAAAGGGAATAAAAGTGGAACATAAAAATGCCTTATCACATAGTCAGGGACATACTTTGCCCTCTGCAACACATACCATGATAAAGCTCCTTCTTACTCCCCAGCTGTATGATACCATTGTGCATTGCCAAATTACCTCCCCAACTTCACCATATAAACACaacattgcagcacaaaatatctcccCAAAAGTGCCAAATAAATACCACCATGAAGTACAAAATACCCAGCATTATTTTCCTCTGGAAAACCCTCCCCcactgacagcagcattgtcCCTATTTAAATTTCTCACCTCTGGGACTTGCAGGACAGGAGCAGTAAACCTGGAGTTGAAGGTATAGAGACTTCAGGTAGAAGGTACAATGGAGTGGGTAAAAGGAGTTGTGACATCACATTTTGTTGACAGTCACATAGTAAAAGGTTTAATAGATGCAGCGTGTACAGGTAcaggtatataatatatacagcagtgtactgatatgtgagaggTAGGAGGTATGATAGATGCAGTGTGTGCAGATATATATGGCCATGTATACAATATGGTTACTGTGTGAGGCACATAAGGTAGGTTTGGTTGTAATTGTCTGCAGTACTATATATGAGTGAGATATGGGTTAAAACAGGAATTGAGTCGCAAAAGAAGAGAAAAGGGGAGGatctcctcttaccactccattccagtTTCAATGGAGAGCTCATTGTGCAGTTCTTCTCTATGATGTAGGGTgtagtaggacctgtgatgatgtcattacaggTACTGGCAGATGCACCTTTGTAGCCTGGAAACTACACTATTCTCTAtgcatatatctgtaaagaataaatcaaggcaactggacgtactgtagatttcttgaaaacgtttcactcgttcttccaacaatctttctcaattctgaatgattgtacaaaaattctgggaataaatatgtaactgaatccacatctggtaatttatcacctactgactccaattaggataatggaatcaacacctttgacccaatgctgggtataattaccagatgtggattcagttacatatttattcccagaatttttgtacaatcattcagaattgagaaagattgttggaagaacgagtgaaacgttttcaagaaatctacagtacgtccagttgccttgatttattctttacagatatataccatgatctggataaatgagaaccttcacagacatattctCTATGCAGTTCCTTTACtggtgcaggacctgtgatgatgatgtcatcacaggccaTGGCAAATGCATCTTTTTAACCTGGGAACAACACTATTATCAGTGCAGTTCCTTTaatagatgtacaggacctgtgatgacatcatcacaggtcctttagtttTCTTCACTGATGATAGAGGTGCTAGGCTGAAGCTGGACCGGAGCCTGTGTTAAATGTAAttatgtgaaaagaaaaaagatttTGAAGACAGGGTATTCTGCACGATTGTACAGAAACAAGGGAGTCGGGGTAGAGGAGATGAAGAAGGCGCCAAGGGGTGACCACAATATTGAGGAGGatgtatataatatgtgtatatagaatatatattaaaaagatgGAGAAGAATAGGCAGCTCCCCAAAGAACCCCcaggaaaaaaggggggaaaagaaTCAGTACCAACTGGTGGACTGAAATATAAGTAAGGTTGCTGATGAGGCAGGTATCACAGGAGTCTTAATGATACCCAGGGGGCGCCACAAAGTCTCCAGTGTAGACAATAAAGTTTTTTGCAGTTATAGTGGATACACTATAGAATTGTTACACTTACTTCACCGGGGAGGGGGGTATAGGATGAAGCTCAAGACACCTTTACCTCAACCTCCCCCGCCGAGATCGCTTCAAATGATGTGGTAATAGCTTCCTGGTCCCCAAAAAGATGACACCGGGGCTCCAATGTAGTTAGGAAGTTTCTTTAttcagctcgacgcgtttcgggaataTATCCCTTTCTCAAGAGGGAATCTGTTTTAAAGTCTTAGCTCTACGGAATGTCATGTGAGGTGTCTTTGGTATTGATTTGCTCAAAATAGGGTCCTTTAATAATAAAGGCCAGTGTTGTTTTAAAATTGCTGTAATTGAGTTGTGAGATGATGTATATCGGGTGATGAAATTATAGATATACTGATTATTCTCACTGGGTTGTGTTTGGAGTTTTGGTCGTAGACACTCTGTTTGGGTAATTTTCCCAACTTTATTAATGGAATCTGAAATCAGGCCCTCTGGATAACCCTTCTCTAAGAACCTAGACTCTAtaatttttaattggtctttaaggGTCGCATCGTTGGAACAGTTTTTTCTGACCCGCCTCATTTGGCCATACGGTATATTCCGTTTCCACTTATGATAGTGGCAGCTTTTATAATTCAGATAGCTGTTGGCATCGACTTCTTTAAAATACGTGCTCGTCTCAATTCTATCATTATTGATGGTTAATTTCAAATCGAGGAAGACGGTAGTCGAGGAATCCATCTGCGCAGTAAATTTCAAATTCCAATCGTTATGATTAATGTGTGAAATGAAATTGTCTAGTGTGTCTCTTTGTCCTTCCCAGATAAAAATGATATCATCAATATACCGTCTATAAAGTTTAATGTTGGGATGATCCAATAGGCCAAAAGTTTCTTCGAATGCCCCCATGAACAAATTAGCGTATGATGGCGCAAATTTCGTGCCCATCGCTGTCCCACGATTCTGGATATAAAACAGTAGACAGGAAGTAACCCCACTTCTTTGACCTTTTCTCCTCCCCTAAGGAGGATGACCCTATACCATGTGTTTGTATCCCCCTATATAAGTTTGTGTCTTTGTATTATATGTACAtgctcttgagaaagggatatattcccgaaacgcgtcgagctgaaTAAAGAAACTTCCTAACTACATTGGAGCCCCGGTGTCATCTTTTTGGGGACCAGGAAGCTATTACCACATGATTTGAAGCGATAGTGGCAGCTTTTATAATTCAGATAGCTGTTGGCATTGACTTCTTTAAAATACGTGCTCGTCTCAATTCTATCATTATTGATGGTTAATTTCAAATCGAGGAAGACGGTAGTCGAGGAATCCATCTGCGCAGTAAATTTCAAATTCCAATCGTTATGATTAATGTGTGAAATGAAATTGTCTAGTGTGTCTCTTTGTCCTTCCCAGATAAAAATGATATCATCAATATACCGTCTATAAAGTTTAATGTTGGGATGATTACTAAATGTAATTAGTGGGTGGAGGGTTTGGTTCACTGTGGGCCCCCTTGCCCCATGGGAGCCATAGAAGCTACATGGTCTGCCTTGATTGGAGGTACAGCACTGCCCTTTTGAACAATTAAATAAGAAAGAAAAGAGATTTAAaggctatatttttttaattattgcattgtacttattttgagctaaaaatgttttctaaattggtctttataaaaatatgtaatcctttttttgtgtacatagctgagatgctctagtagcagcctgtggattttatgTATTTTCTGTCATTTAGGGAGCTGactgactccttatctctgctctctgacctcctaaacactcactatagctcagttcttatcttactgataagaatgtggcttaattaAGTGTTTaagacctcttagtagtttaaagATAAGGGTTATTGGATGACTCACACAAAGTAAAAAGTACCAGtgacacagttagaaaaacagtcaaccctttgtgacaaaacggctcaatatttttatctgctgagctcctcctgctctataacatactgcctgcagacggcactgcattttgtggtcatgggtcctctttaaaagggttttctgggattttcatattgatggcctaacctcAGCATTTCAGGCATCCCCACCAGTCAGCTGTGTTAAGAGGCTGTTGCCCTCCGATAACACACAGCTCAgtcttattcaagtgaatgggactgagctgcaataccaaacactgcTGGTTCTGGTGAGTGCCATATCttcctcaaacaactgatcatcaGGGTTTGCCAGAAGTTGGACTCCTGccaatttcatattgatgaccaatcctgagactAGCCATGAGTATGAAAATCCTGGAAGCCCCCTTTAATATTGAGAAAATCATATTGGTATATTTCTTGCCTTGTTTGGTTAAAGCCCTATTTCATCTTCAAACACCATTTACtgtttatatatagatgtaatcTACATAAACAGCTTGATGTATTGCATATCTTACACTGATCCGCAGTTACAGCTTACAGCACCAATCACAGTTGCATTGTACAACAATCTGGGTAAAGAAATCACTTCACAAAATTCAGATCACCAGCACCACTGTTCAGACACTGAGCCAGCAGGGAATGATCAAGGTTGTCAGCTCTGGATATACAACCTGTAGCATCAATACAGCTTtagtacaatgcatttggaaagtcaacttttatgtatattatttttatatgaaaACTGTACAGTggctttattattttttaggtaTACAAATTTCATATACCTTTGCAAGTAAAAGTaattgaaccctttggaattacctGGATTTCTGCATTGATTATAAATAAAACAGTTGTACCGCCCATATATTTTATTGAGCACATTAAGTAAATATCCACATAGCagggagaaaaagtaagtgaacctctgTGTTAATGACGTCTCCAATAGCTAACTGGCAAAATGTGTTTCAATTAAGGAGTTGAAATTGGAATTGTGCGTTTCATAGGTACTATACCTATTAAATAAAGACACACAATGCTTAGTCCCAGACAAATCTGTTCTTCTCAATACAGATTTGTTAGTGTATACCATTACTTAATGCAAAAACCTCAGAATATGTGTTAAAGAGACATATATTAAAGTGgaaagggctacaaaaaattgatAAACAAATCGACAATTAAATTATGTGCCACAGGAGAAAATTCAGTACTGTTGCCACTCTCTCTAGGAGTGGACGTCATTTTGAGGCCACTCCCGAAACACAAGAGACAATCCTAAAAAAGGGTAAGAAACCTCAAGTGTAAAGGCAACAGAACTATTGAAGactctaaaaactgaaaaaaaaaatctctatcaTTGTGTCCACGATTAGAAAAACAGTGACAAGAATGGTGTTCAAGGAATGACATCACATAGGAAACTgctgcataaaaaaatatatatatatatatatatatatatttatatttcggTCTGTCTGAAGTTACCCGACACCACCAGGATGGTTCGTAATGCTTCTGCAAAAATGTCATATGTTGTGTTGGATAATAAAGAACACTGCACACAAACACCGAAACCCATCATGCACAGaaggcatcccaaaaatattgattAACGAAAACACATTGAAagggaggaatggtccaaaattgcTCCTTAATGTTCAAATCTTGTTCACAGCTACAAGATACATTTGGTGGAGGGGATGGGTATCTACAGTTTATTACATGTTAGGGATCACATTTTTCCCAACACTGTGGATGTGCtcaataaaatacagtacaacCCTTCCTGTGTGATCAGTTTATCTAGATTGTGTTTGTCTATACGTGTGATTTCAATaatcagaccacattttattagTATTAAATGCAGAAATCAaggtaattccaaagggttcacttacatttaaaTGCATTTGCTAGCTAATGCCAATTTTATTCATACTTGGTCTTTAGTGCTACATTCTGTCTTCTTTGACCTAAGTGATCAGCAGGTTTTCTTACATTTTGGATGAAATAATATTATAGATGACATACTAAAATGAGATTACATAAAATACTACAGCTTAAGCAATATGAGTGCAAAGTTATTACAGAAGCAAACATCAACCCAGTGGAATTATTTGCTTGGCTTGCTCCTACTTACTGGATGTCCCAGTGCTAGAAGTGTGGCTCAAGAGAAGGTTATTCaacatttttctatttatttaaaatgcTTGAATTGTAAGACTACAAACCACCTCAATTTTGCAGTCATGAGTTACCATGGTATTTATAttgttaaaaatatttatatagcattctgatttttattttattttttgctaaatctCTTGTACTTTTGAAATGCCACATGAAGATGTCACTGAATTGTGGATTTCTTGTATACT
This is a stretch of genomic DNA from Bufo gargarizans isolate SCDJY-AF-19 chromosome 3, ASM1485885v1, whole genome shotgun sequence. It encodes these proteins:
- the HTR2A gene encoding 5-hydroxytryptamine receptor 2A; this translates as MLEKSYSLLFFHIISLQNSGLNMDILKKENFLNISKSSLFQLNCVKGSYNSETTTGGANTSDIFNWTLNSENLTRLPPEGSSFSLEKNWPALLTVTVILLTIAGNILVIMAVSLEKKLQNATNYFLMSLAIADMLIGFLVMPISMLNILYDYEWPLHRKLCPVWIYLDVLFSTASIMHLCAISLDRYIAIRNPIHHSRFNSRTKAFTKIIAVWTISVGISMPVPVFGLQDDSKVFHQENCSLSDEHFIIVGSFVAFFIPLIIMVVTYFLTIKSLQKEADLCFNNMGAKSKLALFSFLPQTSISSEKLFQRSLQKEFAPYGRKTMQSISNEQKASKVLGIVFFLFVIMWCPFFITNVMAVFCKELCNQHIMGELLKVFVWIGYLSSAVNPLVYTLFNQTYRSAFSRYIQCRYREEKKPLQLILVNTIPALAYNSSQLQLAQMKNMKKEAKTKTNDYALVTIGLPPLDKPSVNENVSCL